The Agelaius phoeniceus isolate bAgePho1 chromosome Z, bAgePho1.hap1, whole genome shotgun sequence genomic interval AAATGCAGAACTGAACATGTCTCCCCACAAATGAGACTTCTTCAGCCTCAAAGTGGCAAATTTGCACTTCTTTATTATACAGTATTTGAGGACTTTGCAGCTTGTGTTACAAATTCAGGGCATGAACAAGAGACAAGAATCTGTTAAACAGTCCACTTACCAGCAGGGGCTCCTATCAATCAGTGACACTTGTTCTGACTTAGGAGTCAAGCCTGTTCTTTCTTTTGTATCTAACAGTTAAATTCTGAGTACACTTATGATACAACTTAGACAGAGAAGACTTACAGAAAAGAGTAGACTTATAGTGTCCtgacattatttatttattacattgCTCACTTACTCATCATTTTACCAGTATATATCAGGCTATATATTAAGGCAGTATGCCTTATTTTAATTTGTGTAATAAACAAACAGATCAGTATTTTAACAACTCAAGATCTAAATGTCCTTCAATTTCGCATCTAGTATTCAATTTATCAGAATTCAGCTAGTCATCAAAGAGCTTCTAATCAAAATACCTTATTTACAAcctaatttaatttcaaatccAGACTGTATGAAGAGCAAGCGTAAGATTTATTAATGTTAACAGAAGTTCCTGTGTATTTGTCTTCCTTCAATCAAAtacagaaattaataaatatgaGCTGCTGTAACACATTTTACCTAAAAAATGACACAAACCAGAAGTGATTCAACTGGCATACAAATACAGAAATCAGAACCAGCTTACTAGATGAGTACACAAATATAAATGTAGTGAAGGCATATTAGGGAAAGATTTAAGTCATTTCATAATACTCTGTGTCCTTAGGAGCAAGGATAACAACGAAGTTTCTAAAAAGCCCTATTTAATCTGTCTAAACTGAGACTGTTCTTAAGAAACTCAACAAACTCACATGATCACTGCATGGGAATTTTTAAACTAACAAAAACCACCAGTAACTCAATGCAACTTCAAAACTGGgcagttaaaggaataaaaatttgTTTAACCAGAAAGTTTACTTTTGATTTTCTCCTGACTCAGAATTCACTCACTGCTGAAAGGATTATTTGCAATGCAGAAGTTGCTCTGCTAAAACAGGTCATACAGTGCCACCTTGTGTTTATGCCATCCACCTGTCAGCTGTTTAAGCACCAGATAAATAGTTTATTCATGTTTAATTAACTAAATGGGTGTTAAAGCAGTTAAAACTATGTGAAAACCAGAATCATAGAAGATTATTTCTCTCTCAAGTATGTTAGAGTTTATGTATCTGGAAAAACAGCGAATTTCAGTCAGACAGCATCTTAAAATGGGCTAACATAAATAAAATCTGCCTTCTTCCTCATCCCAGCCTTTTGCCTTACCCAAACAGAATTAAAAACCAAATCCAGGGAGAGGTTAGCAACACACTAACCTTAGGTCCATAGAAAGCTCCATCACCAGGGTTTAACTCCCATTTCTCACCAAAGGCATTGAGGCTGTTTTCAAGTTGCTGGAGATAAAGGACACACACACTCAGCGTTTCTTTACACATTACAGTTTCAGGTCAGCCTGCTACTACCAATAGGTGACACTACCAAATTCTCACTACTTCTCAGTAACTGccaaaacacatttattttctgaaaaaggtGAGTTTTGGAAGAGCACCAGCACAAAAAAGTCTGAATTTAAACACACAAAATTAATGTACTCATATTGGAAGAGGCCAAAGAAGCATTAGCTAAGATATAAGAACTTTTTATACTAAATTCAAAGTCTGTAGGTAATGTTGAGATGAAATCTGCACTGGTACACCAAATGTCTACTCTTGCCCTATCTTCTCCCCAGTACTGCAGCTGCAGTGGCCAACCCCATCCCTTTCAGACTAACTTTTGGGAGATGGCTCTAAGTTTTATTACAGGGGCTGCCAGAACTgattctcttcctccttttttaatTATCAAAAAAGACAAGGAGAAAGAGTTCATTTGATGCTTACATGGAGACTGTCTCTGCAATGAGAGCAAATATTTACAGCAGGCAGACTGAACTGAAGGCAATTATCAAAGTTATTTTGCTCATGCCCAGCCCAGCTTCACTCTACCTCCCAGAAGGCAGTATGGTCTTACAGAAGATGCAGCTTTACATCCCAGAAAAGAGTAAGActactgttttaccttttcagCTTGATTCCACACTTCAGTATCTCCCAGGTACTTTTCAGGACGGGTGGAGAGATTCAGTTTAAACGAAAATCCAAAGACATCATACACGGTACGCAAGAACTCCAGACAGCTCTTTATCTCATCTTCAATCTTAATGACAACAGAAAACATGTCTCAAGTACGGAAATTTCAGTTTACCTGATTTTACTACCCAGTTTCATTTAGCAATAGCCCCCACCTGCTCCATAGCACAGAAGATGTGAGCATCGTCCTGCTGGAACCGGCGTACTCGGGTGAGTCCTGTGAGAGCTCCCGACAGCTCGTTGCGATGCAGGACACCAAAATCCGCCAACCGCAACGGCAGCTCACGCCACGACCTCGGGCGATGGTCAAACATAAGGCTGAAGGAAAAGTTTATTACTTGAAGCTCATTCAGAACCAAAATTCTGCAAAGAACAGTCAGGGAGAAGCAGCCAGTGATGAAGCACATGCCTGTAAGGCCATTGGTGTAATCTGGACAGAGATATCAGTCTTATCTAGATTTGTCAGGGAAACAATCTCCTTCAACACCTGGTAGGCCTTCcctttttcacagaaaggagATAAAACAGCTCCTAAAACTGAGCTTTAAAAGCTGAATGCCTGAACTGCCACAAAACTGACAATGCCCCAGTAATGATGGGGTCACTCTAATGATGGTAAGATGACAAGACATTTCTCAGTGTCTCAAGTGAAGAGAGCATGTACACAGCAAGACATATAATTACATCATTCCTGACAGAATGGGTAACTGAAGGTAGCCATCCTTATCATTACACAGGCAAAGGAAGCACAGTGGGTttcacttggattttttttcaatcagCACAATCTCTGGTAAACTGAATTTGCTATACTTACCAGTGTCCTGGACAGTTCATAGGCTTCAGAGCAAAGATTTCTTTCTCCACTTCAAAGGAAAACATATTGTCACTGTAATGCTGCCAGTGCCCTGAAGTCATCCACAGTTTGCTGTTGAAAACATTTGGAGTGACAACCTCCTGGAATCCACGTTTTCGATACTCACTCTAGAATAGGCAcagtatataaaaaaataataaagaaaacaaaggtaAGTACAGGCTTCAATCTCCAGccaaaaaaaatataaaactgaTGCCATATGAAAGTGCCATGACTTAGGAAGGGAACGGGGGAAGAAAGAATCAACTTGAAGCTGGACATGCCAGGATACATCCCTTCCACCACCCTTCCCCCAGACAATTTCTCTAGTAGAAAGTAAGCAAGAAGAACAAGTTTCCTCCCTGCAAGCAATGCAGCAGTCTCTAATTACTCCATGACCCTAGATATATTTAATTGCAGCCCAAATATACAATAATAACATAGACTTCAAATCTTAGAGCAGGAAGATCAGAATTCTTTTCGTACatatattttcaaaacaagtAAGTCTTCAAGGTGAAATTAAGTATGTTTATTAAAACAAATCAATATGCAATAAtggaagagcagcagtgtgAGCTTAGCTCAGTAGAGCTAATAGCAGTTAGATGTCAAAGAATTCCTATGACAAAGAACCTTTACCACAGTTTCAACTGCAGGTAAAAAGTATTGATAAAACATAACTTCACAGAGATTGTGACACAACCAATTCAAAGAAACAAGGTTACTTTAGTTCCATGGCTTACACAATTAAAAGATAACTTGAAATAAAGGGCTACTGATACTGTTAAACATAGCATGCTgctatgtattttttttaaatcatgcaATTTCTCCTACAAGATTTCCAAAAGATGTTACTTACCCGTATAAATTCAATTAATGTGTTATAAATGTAAGCTCCTTTTGGCAAGAAAAAACAGCTACCAGGGCTGAGCTCATGGAAGAAAAACAGTTCTTGGTCCTGCAGAAAAATAATACTTTAAGAACTTAGTATTTGCACCCTACCTTTTTCACTTAACATTCACACATGGATTGCTACTGACTGGTCATCACTAACAgagtttcaaaaagaaaaacacgGGGAAAAAAGCAATATCCAATACACCAGATGCATTTTCACTAGTATTCTTATGTCTGTCAGCAGTTATAAGGGAAGGAAATTTTTCAGTTTCCTGTTTCACTCATTATTGATGTGCCAAAACTTTACACTTAACTCCCAACTGtgccctcacagttccccctgCATGTTTACTTGTCAGTGTTTAATTCTGCTTCTGCAGCTCTCTAATTATCTGCACACAAACTGAAGGTGTGAACTACAGCTGGTTAATGTTGTTACAAACTGTGCACACACCTGAGATCTGCATATGAGGAGCTCTTCAGAATTTTGTCATAATGTACCAGCAACAGACATTTTAACCCTGTTCAGAACTATCAGTTAACTGACAGGGGTTTCCATCTcaaaaaagaaacccaagaaCCAGCTAACCAAAAAACACAGCTCTATACTGCCAACTCTGAAATCATGCAGAAGGAAAGAACTGCGTGAACAGGCTGCAGCAAACTGTGTAGGAATGAGCAGTGCCTGAGGACTGGAGCATTCATGGGTGCAGACTGAAGTCTTTATATTCTGTTCTGATCAATGTGTGCAATAAGGATGTCATTGTGTTGAAAGAATAAAGAAGTTATTTATTTTAGGACTTTGATGCTCCTGAGAAAAGCAGATGACTTCATAACCcaactgaaaataaaactgtGTCACACCTTGGCTGTTGCAGCCAGTATAGGCTATCTTCAAGATGCTTTCAATTAAGGGCATATATCCACACAGTGCTTTTGGAATACATTACTAGAAAAGCTGTCTCACCCGCCCAATTTTTCTGTGATCTCTGCTTTTAGCCTCCTCCTGGAATTTCTCCCACTCCTTCAGCATTTTTGTATCTGGGAATGAAATTCCGTAGATCCTCTGGAGGGATTCCATATCAGCCTTGCCTTCCCAATAGGTAGAAGAATTctgaacaaaaaaagaaattaaacattGAAGAAAGGGAGAAGCCTCCACATTTTACTACTTCTGCCTGCTATGAAAAGGCATACAATTATTAATAAATGATTACTGTGGAACAACTAAGTAATAAGGAGAGTTTTAATGTGAAATTCAGAGCACTGATCAGAAACACCCTTAAAAGGTAAATACAGTAAGTAAAAATGGTTTCAGGCTCTTGTCTTTTTTAAAAGCCCATCTGCTTTGTAGCTATCCTATTCCAACTGTTTATTCACAAATAGGTATAATCATCAGCTAAGCAGAAACTATAAATTCTAATTGACACAGTTCAGCCAAACTTTAAACCAAACTCACCCTCCTGTACTGGAAGTGCAAGCCCTGGACATCTAATTGGGCTTCACACCATGGGAATATCATTCTAGCATACAACCCTTTCACAATCTGTAACACCAAGTTTTTGGCCAGGTTACACAGTAACCTGGAATTCCTTAGCCAGGAATGTACAGTTTCACAGTACGTTCCTGGCTAAGCCTAAAGGCAGCAATGCATCTGAAGTGTTGCAGTGAAAACATTTGTATAGGACAGTTCCAGCACTTACCTTATGAATTTTTATGGTCTTTATCTTGCCAGTATGTCTGACATGAGGCCCTCTGCATAAATCTATCAGGGGACCACACCTAAGAAAAGGAAAGCATTTATTTGGTATATTTAATCCTAGAGCCATAAACCCAGTACTATTACAATCCATGCATAATTACCTGTATACTGTAGTAGTTGGGGTATTGACCTTCTCGTTCAGGATGCGACACTTGAATTTATTATActgagaagaaaagcagcacaCATACTTGTTAATTCCTTGTTTCAAAAAGAGAAGTGGACAACAGTTTAAATTATTTGCAAACCTGATGCTGTGTTTCATCAGGCCTGTAAAAGAGACAGACAGGAGTACAGACAGTAGTGGAGCAAGGTGCCCAGAGAGCAGGGTGTGCAAATCAGTCCTTGGAGTTTTGAAGGCCCAACTGGACAAGCCCAGGAAACCtggcctcagtgtccccatgtctgATCCCATGTCCTGTGCATGAGACTGCACTGGACATCTATGGAATTACCTTCCAACCTAAGCGATGCTATGATTCTCCTGATGTCTTAACAGTGAAAACTCATTAACGTCTACCTCAGGAATGCCGAAAAATTATTTCCAGCTAGATATGAGAGAGAAAGGATCAGGTTTTAGAGTTGCCTGCACTCTTTTTGAAGTCCTTattctaaaaatgttttataaagCTTTCTGAATGCAGCAGCAACATATGCAGTCACAGTATCACCACAGACAAGGTAACACAACTAACTGCATACATGATGTGTCACAAATTTACATTTCTGGGAAGTAAATAAAGAATGTGGCTTCACAGAATTTAGTTAGATCACCTTGGGGAAGTTGTAGAAAATTCTCAGTTTTAGAAAATCAGAACACCTACTTCCAAGAGcctaaaaattactttttcttttttttttgttaagtaTCAAAAATGAGTTTCTAAGAACATATCACCTTTAAAAATTTGATATACTTTCTTTTACCACTAGTAACACATGCTCTGAGATTACAAATACTTGCACAAGGCTAGAGATAACCTTCTGTAACAGCCCACCTTAAACATTTCAAGCAGTGTTTCCTTCTTAACTTCCAGTCTTTCAAAGGCTTGTTTTTCCTTCATTATCTTCTTGCATAATGTTTCCAAAGCAGAGAAATCATTACTTGATACACCCCTAAAATAAACACACCCAGAGAAGTGAGtaatttttgctttcatttgcaATTTGTCATCCTGGTGCAACGCACCAACCTGTGGTTGGGATATCCTGCAAAAAATCCTAAGCCATCTGCAGCAGTACATATGACTTTGTTCTAGGAACAAGCACACAGCAGAAATTTTGCTGTGACTGCCACCCACCCCAGCTcctaaataaagaaaaatacaaaacctACCCTTCCTCAAGAAACATGTCAtaataaaatccattttctaTTGGTGGGCCGTAGCACAAACAACCACCATAGATTCGCTCCATAGCTTCACCCATTATGTGAGCACTTGAGTGCCAGTAGACCtaacagaagtaaaaaaagaagGGATCAGTCTTGAATACACATGATGCATTTCCAGTTGTTTCATTTAAAAccttttctgaaatgcttgctTTCAAGGATATTTGAGGCACATCCCAAATTAGAGCAGTGTGCAGAACAGAAGTGACCTGCGAGCACCACTCGCATCCTCAGCATCAATGTTtacaaaaagcagcatttccacTGGAAAACTGTGGAAATGGAAAACTTACATTCTGGTAGCAAACAATTCTTATTTTCAACTGTTGCAAACATGATTTCATTATTGTCAAGAAGTCAAGATACTAAttcagaaatcttttttttctatgaACTTTAATCAATCAGATCTGCATATTGACCAAAAGATGTGCTTTCAACATAAGACTGGTTCTACTCCAGCAATCTTATGCATAAGAAATCCTGCACACTCCTCAGGTGTTGTAGAACACCTGAGGTTTTGACAAAACCAAATCTTTTAAGAATTAGTCTGCCTTGGTTAGCACAAATTGAAATCATAAACTTGGAGCTGTGATTAAGCCAATATGAAGACCCTAGGTTTGAACGTAAGACTTCTGTGATGAGTTTGACTGACAGTTTCTTGTaccaactgatttttttttctaaagaaccTAATCACAAATTTACTGGCTGGGCACATTTATCTGATTGAATAGCCAAAATAAAAAAGTAGATACTTTTGCATACacaaagacaaagaacagtcTACTCAATACTTTTATGATTCTACACAGAAAGTACTGTACTCAGTTTTGTTCCCAAAATCAGTGCTGAAGATGTCAGTTCAAAAGACCTACTTTACATTAACATGAAGGctgaaaatacaaatttttagCAAGAACTACAGCAACTGCAAGCAGACTTGGCTACCAGTACACAGCAGAATGAACATTACCTGTAGTACCACAACTCTGCTAGTAAGGAGCTAAACGTCAAACctgttttcttcatcttctgAACACAGCAGTTATTTAAATAACTGCAAGAGGCTGAGTTAAATGTAAACCTGAAACAAAAAATGTTTTGGTAAAAGATACTCACTGCTTGAGCCTCTTCATCTTCAAATTTCAGCAGCTCCAAGGAACAATCCTCCTCCAAAGGACGGTCTAGATCCCAAACCACCTTGTTCACTTTGGCAATAACTGTGTTGTCAGCTAATCCCTGACTACAGAACAAACACAGAAGCACAATTATAAGAAAGTACATTGTACTTTGAAATCAGCAAGCAGAAGCTCCCCAGATTTGCCCTCCAGTGTGAATGAGACTTTATAGTGCTCAGAGTGGATATAATGCcacaaataaattttaaattaataaccAGTTTAGCCAGTCTTGAACATTCATGAAAAATCCTACTTCTATTTTAGGGATATGGGAAGAAAACCCTACTATATACTTAACCTTCATACATATTTCACTTAGAGGCAGCTTCCTCCAAGTACAAACCTGACTTCACAATCCTATTGCAATGTAAGAGCAAACTACTCTTTTAAAAGCTATCAAATACAATTTTTGACATAGTAGCTTTACTGTTTGTATCCATTGGGCAAAATACTCTTTTCATGATCCCAAATCACAGAAGCAAAGGAGGTTCCAATGACATGGCATCTTATTAtggacaggggaaaaaaaaaattaaaaaagaggcATTTCACCTTTAGGAATCACCCAATCTTTGCAATGTTAACTGTCAGGGTGTTCACTGTGTATGATTCAAAAATACTCCACAGCAGTTATGAGTAACCTGGAGATGTGCAACGCTCTTTTTAATAGATATCTCCCATGCAAATTATAATGTAGAATACTCATACTGTTAAATTTCTCTGTAATCAATTGAAACATCACCCAGCAGTCATCTTCCTTGAATCAATGCACACTGGTTTGCAGTGCTAACATTCCATTTGGTAATTTAATAGCAAATCAGTTCTTAATGCAAGCAGTTCTTAACAGCAGTACTTGGATGGAAAAATACACTATTAAAATGTGTCTAAAATACCTCAGTTTTATTCTTATTTAATGTCAGAAACTTCATCTTTATGAGGCAAAAGAAAACTGCACTCCAAAACTAAAACCCTGCTAGTTACCTTCAGTTCATTGCATACAAGATGCTTTGAGAAGACTTGAGATaaattacaaagaaaataattatacGTTACCCATTCCCTTAAACTCAGTGTCTGAAAATGACTGTGTAGCTTCACAGAACAGAAACATACCTAATTCCACATGCAATTTGATAAGGAGTAGTCTTCCAAGATTCAGCATCAACCTGCTTGCCATCAGGTAACGTAACTTTAATGGGTTTACTCTCATTTGCAGCTCTTTCTGCAAGGAGTGCATCGTGTTCAGCCTTAAGTTTATTGTACATCTCCAAACGCTCATTGATAAAGGCAGGCCAGGGATTTAGCTGTATATAATAAAGACAAAGGAAAATTATTAATCTGATTTTTAATCTGATAGTGCATCATGTCAACAATGGCAACACAATAGCTATTCATAAGCAACTATGTGGTGATAGCTGTGT includes:
- the TARS1 gene encoding threonine--tRNA ligase 1, cytoplasmic — encoded protein: MAGADSQVDAGEEKKADCGKKKMKEGAGDGGRSELNPWPAFINERLEMYNKLKAEHDALLAERAANESKPIKVTLPDGKQVDAESWKTTPYQIACGISQGLADNTVIAKVNKVVWDLDRPLEEDCSLELLKFEDEEAQAVYWHSSAHIMGEAMERIYGGCLCYGPPIENGFYYDMFLEEGGVSSNDFSALETLCKKIMKEKQAFERLEVKKETLLEMFKYNKFKCRILNEKVNTPTTTVYRCGPLIDLCRGPHVRHTGKIKTIKIHKNSSTYWEGKADMESLQRIYGISFPDTKMLKEWEKFQEEAKSRDHRKIGRDQELFFFHELSPGSCFFLPKGAYIYNTLIEFIRSEYRKRGFQEVVTPNVFNSKLWMTSGHWQHYSDNMFSFEVEKEIFALKPMNCPGHCLMFDHRPRSWRELPLRLADFGVLHRNELSGALTGLTRVRRFQQDDAHIFCAMEQIEDEIKSCLEFLRTVYDVFGFSFKLNLSTRPEKYLGDTEVWNQAEKQLENSLNAFGEKWELNPGDGAFYGPKIDIQIKDAIGRYHQCATIQLDFQLPVRFNLTFVSHDGNDKTRPVIIHRAILGSVERMIAILTENYGGKWPLWLSPQQVMVVPVGPACDEYAQKVRQHFHDAGFMADVDVDPGCTLNKKIRNAQLAQYNFILVVGEKEKASGTVNIRTRDNKVHGERTIADTVERLLQLKSSRSRQAEEEF